The Oscillospiraceae bacterium genome has a segment encoding these proteins:
- a CDS encoding FtsQ-type POTRA domain-containing protein has product MKQRTPEPPEQRRSAYLDNGLEPPKLYRREQQQAASRQQRQAPPMTRQERRKKQNKRRRLKRSVRRALAVIGLVLLAVAIVAVLCLTVFFKIESITVTGSKVYDTEKVLSVCTIETGENLFLADTDKAAQQLQQALPYVYSAKIKRKLPGTVQIQVTDAAPAYAVKNKDKTYTLMDDRFKVLEVVQKKPKESILIQKANLKSAKVGQTAQFANKNVAACLTQLAQAIRDYQFTEATAICSEGLNSNSIVYDGRIVFKLGTCEKLEKKIHQGLAACAQLDQDNPSVKGTLRLTGEKQYYFTED; this is encoded by the coding sequence ATGAAACAAAGGACACCAGAACCGCCTGAACAACGGCGCAGCGCTTACTTGGATAATGGGCTGGAGCCGCCGAAGCTGTATCGTCGGGAGCAGCAGCAAGCCGCTTCCCGGCAGCAGCGCCAGGCGCCGCCGATGACCCGTCAGGAACGGCGCAAAAAACAGAATAAACGCCGCCGGTTAAAGCGCAGCGTGCGCCGGGCTTTGGCCGTGATCGGTTTGGTGCTGCTGGCGGTAGCGATTGTGGCGGTGCTGTGTCTGACCGTGTTCTTTAAGATTGAGAGCATTACCGTTACCGGCAGTAAGGTATATGACACGGAAAAGGTGCTCTCCGTTTGTACCATTGAAACAGGGGAGAACCTGTTTTTGGCAGATACGGACAAGGCAGCCCAACAGTTGCAGCAGGCACTGCCGTATGTGTACAGCGCCAAGATCAAGCGCAAGCTGCCCGGCACCGTTCAGATTCAGGTGACAGACGCCGCACCGGCCTATGCGGTGAAGAATAAGGACAAGACCTATACCTTGATGGACGATCGGTTCAAGGTGCTGGAAGTGGTGCAGAAGAAGCCGAAAGAGAGCATTCTTATTCAAAAGGCCAATTTAAAAAGTGCCAAGGTGGGACAGACCGCCCAGTTTGCCAACAAGAATGTAGCAGCGTGTTTGACCCAGTTGGCACAGGCCATTCGTGATTATCAGTTCACAGAGGCAACGGCGATTTGCAGCGAGGGACTGAACAGTAACTCTATTGTATATGACGGTCGGATCGTCTTTAAGCTGGGCACCTGTGAGAAGCTGGAAAAGAAGATCCATCAGGGCTTAGCTGCCTGTGCACAGTTGGATCAGGATAACCCTTCTGTGAAAGGAACTCTTCGTTTAACAGGTGAAAAGCAATATTACTTTACAGAAGATTAG
- a CDS encoding UDP-N-acetylmuramoyl-tripeptide--D-alanyl-D-alanine ligase — MKAFTLQEAAAALGLPQMQAQATLADVCTDTRKIQPGSLFVCLRGERFDGHSFASQAAKLGAAALLVDHPVDADVPQLVVTDTGKALLQLAGWYRRRFQLPVVGLTGSVGKTTTKEFIALVLGAKYNTLKTQGNLNNEIGVPQMLFRLEDSHTAAVIEMGMNHFGEISRLTRAVAPTVGLITNIGVSHIENLGSRAGILQAKLEILEGMAPDAPLIVNIDNDMLRTVKLGDRPLLTFAIDDQSADFTATDIAEQGSTTTFTVHHSTFTQPVTIPTVGIHNVYNALAAMAVGYVTGVDHVAAASALANYVPAGMRQNLVQVGGVQVIEDCYNASPDSMRAALQTLGKLPVHRRYAVLGAMLELGDYAKEAHTQVGKMAAENGIDGVLAYGADAAYIVEAAKQAGLENARLFDTKEALAQSLAQQVQPGDGVLFKGSRGMHLEDVMHTVYERWEKA; from the coding sequence ATGAAAGCATTTACTTTACAGGAAGCGGCGGCAGCCTTAGGCTTGCCCCAAATGCAAGCCCAGGCCACCTTGGCCGATGTTTGCACGGATACAAGAAAAATACAGCCCGGCAGCCTCTTTGTCTGCTTGCGGGGGGAACGGTTTGACGGCCATTCCTTTGCGTCTCAGGCGGCAAAGTTAGGTGCGGCGGCGCTCCTGGTGGATCACCCGGTAGACGCGGATGTGCCCCAGCTGGTGGTAACGGATACCGGCAAGGCGCTGCTCCAGTTGGCCGGTTGGTATCGTCGGCGGTTTCAGTTGCCGGTGGTGGGCCTGACCGGCTCCGTGGGCAAAACCACCACCAAGGAGTTTATCGCTCTGGTGTTGGGTGCCAAGTATAATACCTTAAAGACACAGGGCAACCTGAACAACGAGATTGGTGTGCCTCAAATGCTGTTCCGCTTGGAGGACAGCCACACGGCGGCGGTCATTGAAATGGGCATGAACCATTTTGGCGAGATCAGCCGTCTGACCCGGGCGGTGGCGCCCACTGTGGGACTGATCACCAACATTGGCGTGTCCCACATTGAGAACCTGGGTTCCCGGGCGGGAATTTTGCAGGCAAAACTGGAAATACTGGAGGGGATGGCACCGGATGCGCCCCTGATTGTGAATATAGATAATGATATGCTGCGCACGGTCAAGCTGGGGGACCGTCCGCTTTTGACCTTTGCCATTGACGATCAAAGCGCAGATTTTACTGCCACGGATATTGCAGAGCAGGGGAGCACCACCACTTTTACGGTGCACCACAGCACCTTTACCCAGCCGGTAACCATTCCCACTGTGGGTATACATAATGTTTATAACGCCCTGGCGGCTATGGCTGTGGGCTATGTGACCGGGGTGGATCATGTTGCTGCTGCGTCAGCCCTGGCAAACTATGTGCCTGCCGGTATGCGCCAAAATTTGGTGCAGGTAGGTGGCGTGCAGGTGATTGAGGACTGCTATAATGCCAGCCCGGACTCCATGCGCGCGGCATTGCAAACCTTGGGCAAGCTGCCGGTGCACCGCCGCTATGCGGTGCTGGGGGCCATGCTGGAGCTGGGAGATTACGCCAAGGAGGCACACACCCAAGTGGGCAAGATGGCGGCAGAGAATGGCATAGACGGCGTGCTGGCCTATGGGGCAGACGCTGCCTATATTGTAGAAGCGGCCAAGCAGGCGGGGCTGGAAAACGCCCGATTGTTTGACACAAAAGAGGCGCTGGCGCAGTCGCTGGCGCAGCAGGTACAACCCGGTGACGGTGTGCTCTTTAAGGGCAGCCGTGGGATGCACCTGGAGGATGTAATGCACACGGTGTATGAAAGGTGGGAGAAGGCGTAA
- the mraY gene encoding phospho-N-acetylmuramoyl-pentapeptide-transferase, with amino-acid sequence MSIVSVLISLVVAFAVTAGLGFVIIPWLRKLHFGQTILDIGPVWHKKKQGTPNMGGLMFIIGIIVAFIVGALTLHFSGGSLESAYSELLPGREIILLVAGLCLALGNGIVGFTDDFIKIKLKRNEGLSAKQKSLGQLIVAVGYVATLWFSHNTVWYLPFAGSVNFERNFGTGLLFWVLSIFIIYGTVNSVNLTDGIDGLCSSVTATVAIAFIYFGMYCGYTGMSILAAAILGGVLGFLCWNWNPAKTFMGDTGSLFLGGLVAALGYCIKCPILLLLFGIVYVCETMSDIIQIGYFKITHGKRIFKMAPIHHHFEMCGWKEKKICVVFSLVNAAGCILALVLLIKGTFGK; translated from the coding sequence ATGTCTATTGTATCTGTTCTGATCAGTTTAGTGGTGGCCTTTGCCGTCACTGCAGGGCTGGGGTTTGTGATCATTCCGTGGTTGCGCAAGCTGCACTTCGGTCAAACCATTTTGGACATTGGCCCCGTGTGGCATAAGAAAAAGCAGGGCACGCCCAATATGGGCGGATTGATGTTTATTATCGGGATCATTGTAGCCTTTATTGTAGGCGCCTTGACCCTGCACTTTTCCGGCGGGTCGCTGGAGAGCGCCTACTCCGAACTGCTCCCCGGGCGGGAGATCATTCTGCTGGTGGCGGGTCTGTGCCTGGCCCTCGGCAACGGGATTGTAGGCTTTACCGACGATTTTATCAAAATCAAGCTGAAGCGCAACGAGGGCCTGTCTGCTAAGCAGAAGTCTTTGGGTCAGCTGATTGTGGCAGTAGGATATGTGGCGACCCTGTGGTTCTCCCACAACACAGTGTGGTACTTGCCTTTTGCCGGTTCCGTGAACTTTGAGCGCAATTTCGGCACCGGACTGCTGTTTTGGGTGCTGTCCATCTTTATCATTTACGGCACGGTAAATTCCGTGAATTTGACCGACGGCATCGACGGCCTTTGTTCCTCTGTGACCGCTACCGTAGCCATTGCCTTTATCTATTTTGGTATGTACTGCGGCTACACGGGTATGTCCATTTTGGCGGCAGCTATTTTGGGCGGCGTGTTGGGCTTCCTGTGCTGGAACTGGAACCCGGCCAAGACCTTTATGGGCGATACCGGCAGCCTGTTCCTAGGTGGTTTGGTTGCAGCCTTAGGCTACTGTATCAAGTGCCCGATTTTGCTGCTGCTTTTCGGTATCGTTTATGTGTGCGAGACCATGAGCGATATTATCCAGATCGGTTACTTTAAGATCACCCACGGCAAGCGTATTTTCAAAATGGCGCCCATTCACCATCACTTTGAGATGTGCGGCTGGAAAGAAAAGAAGATTTGCGTTGTGTTTTCACTGGTAAATGCCGCCGGATGTATTCTCGCTTTGGTGCTGCTGATTAAGGGCACCTTCGGGAAATAA
- a CDS encoding putative lipid II flippase FtsW, with amino-acid sequence MAYHADNALSSHSEGERVLPMQKGGKQRLKKSDIWVTGSFDVPFLALSLLLLTIGLVMLFSASYAYAFYNDDGNSYAYISRQLIFAVVGLVAMFILSKLNYKVIQAATVPLLLVTLALLCLVLVYHTNLRGFRRWIPLGPITFQPSDLAKFTISVVLANYISRYYHQMRKFKYGFVYPILVIAVFCGLIYLEHHMSCTILIFLIGASLMWAGGSNWKLFAIGVGIVAAVAVLVVVNPELLENYAGERIRAWLDKSYSPDDLRWQTNNSLYAIGSGGLFGTGLGNSKQKYLYVSEPQNDFIFSIVCEELGFVGAAFIILLFGLLVWRGVDIAKKCPNRFGSLLVLGIMAQIGFQVVLNIMVVTDTIPNTGIALPFFSYGGTALILLLGEIGVVLSVSRKNNQRVEVSE; translated from the coding sequence GTGGCTTACCACGCAGATAACGCATTGTCTTCCCACAGCGAGGGGGAACGGGTGCTGCCCATGCAAAAAGGCGGCAAACAGCGACTGAAAAAAAGTGATATTTGGGTCACCGGCTCCTTTGATGTGCCTTTTTTGGCGCTGTCTTTGCTGCTGCTCACCATCGGGCTTGTGATGCTTTTTTCCGCCTCCTATGCCTATGCTTTTTATAATGATGATGGCAACAGCTATGCTTATATCAGCCGCCAGCTGATATTTGCAGTTGTGGGCCTGGTGGCGATGTTTATTCTATCCAAATTGAATTATAAGGTGATCCAGGCGGCTACTGTGCCGCTGCTGCTGGTCACATTGGCGCTGCTGTGTTTGGTGCTGGTGTATCACACAAATCTGCGGGGCTTTCGCCGTTGGATCCCCCTTGGTCCCATTACTTTTCAGCCGTCGGATCTGGCCAAGTTCACCATCTCGGTGGTGCTGGCCAATTATATCAGTCGGTACTACCACCAAATGCGCAAGTTTAAGTACGGCTTTGTGTATCCCATTTTGGTCATAGCTGTGTTTTGCGGGCTGATCTACTTAGAGCATCACATGTCCTGCACCATTTTGATCTTTCTCATTGGTGCGTCGCTGATGTGGGCCGGGGGCAGCAACTGGAAGTTGTTTGCTATCGGCGTTGGTATCGTGGCAGCTGTGGCAGTGCTGGTGGTGGTCAATCCGGAGTTGCTGGAGAATTACGCCGGCGAGCGCATACGCGCCTGGCTGGATAAAAGCTACTCGCCGGATGATCTGCGCTGGCAGACCAACAACTCCCTGTATGCCATTGGCTCCGGCGGTCTGTTTGGCACCGGGCTGGGCAATTCCAAGCAGAAGTACCTGTATGTGTCTGAGCCGCAAAACGACTTTATCTTTTCTATTGTATGTGAGGAACTTGGCTTTGTAGGCGCTGCGTTTATTATTCTTCTGTTTGGGCTTTTAGTGTGGCGCGGTGTTGATATTGCCAAAAAGTGCCCCAATCGGTTCGGCTCCCTGCTGGTGCTGGGCATTATGGCTCAGATCGGGTTTCAGGTGGTGCTGAACATTATGGTGGTCACAGATACCATTCCCAACACGGGTATTGCGCTGCCGTTCTTCAGTTACGGCGGCACAGCACTGATCCTGTTGCTGGGCGAGATCGGCGTGGTGCTCTCCGTATCACGCAAAAACAATCAAAGAGTGGAGGTAAGCGAATGA
- the murA gene encoding UDP-N-acetylglucosamine 1-carboxyvinyltransferase: MEQYVIEGQTKLRGMLPVHGAKNAALPILAGTLLVPGVCEIHNCPALSDVAAAAAILQSLGCRVQQEPGVVTVDATTMSGTCISEEMMRTMRSSMLFLPAILSRAGSATVCYPGGCDIGLRPIDLHLSALRQLGARVTEDGCCMHCTAPGGLVGCPIHLPFPSVGATECVMLAACTAKGVTTLMNAAREPEIGDLADFLNAVGGKVLVDGNGTVTVEGVPSLHSAAHTVIPDRIVASTYMSAAAITGGKLLLRQVRTAHLAPVLPVFQEMGCDLRLDGTDLLITAPERLRAFKRLTTMPYPGFPTDSQAVLAAAAATARGTSVICENIFENRFRYTCQLQRFGCDIAVSGKTEVIRGVPTLHGAKAEATDLRGGAALVVAALAAAGTSTISEIHHITRGYEDLPTVLTAVGANIKRTNHETKDTRTA, translated from the coding sequence ATGGAACAGTATGTAATCGAGGGTCAGACCAAACTCCGGGGTATGCTGCCGGTGCACGGCGCCAAAAACGCTGCGCTGCCCATTTTAGCCGGCACGCTGCTGGTACCCGGGGTATGTGAAATACATAATTGCCCGGCGCTGTCCGATGTGGCGGCGGCCGCTGCCATTTTGCAGTCTCTGGGCTGCCGGGTGCAGCAGGAGCCGGGGGTAGTGACCGTAGACGCTACGACGATGAGCGGCACCTGTATTTCCGAAGAAATGATGCGTACCATGCGCTCCAGCATGCTGTTTTTACCGGCGATTCTCAGTCGGGCAGGCAGCGCCACCGTATGTTATCCCGGTGGGTGCGATATTGGACTGCGACCCATTGATCTGCACCTGTCCGCTCTGCGGCAGCTGGGTGCTCGGGTCACGGAGGACGGCTGCTGTATGCACTGTACGGCGCCCGGTGGTCTGGTGGGTTGTCCCATACATTTGCCGTTCCCCAGCGTCGGTGCCACAGAGTGCGTGATGCTGGCGGCCTGTACCGCCAAGGGCGTGACTACCTTAATGAACGCAGCGCGAGAGCCGGAGATCGGTGATCTGGCAGACTTCTTAAATGCAGTGGGCGGCAAGGTGCTGGTAGATGGCAACGGTACGGTGACCGTTGAGGGTGTACCGTCGCTCCACAGCGCGGCGCATACCGTGATCCCGGATCGGATCGTGGCGTCAACATATATGAGCGCTGCGGCCATTACCGGGGGTAAACTGTTGCTGCGGCAGGTGCGCACGGCGCATTTGGCACCGGTACTGCCGGTGTTTCAGGAGATGGGATGTGACCTGCGCCTGGACGGCACAGATCTATTGATCACAGCGCCGGAGCGGCTGCGCGCCTTTAAGCGGCTGACCACCATGCCGTATCCGGGATTCCCCACAGACAGCCAGGCAGTGCTTGCCGCCGCAGCTGCAACTGCTCGGGGCACATCTGTGATTTGTGAGAATATATTTGAAAATCGATTTCGTTATACCTGCCAGTTGCAGCGCTTTGGCTGTGACATTGCTGTTAGCGGCAAAACGGAGGTAATTCGCGGTGTGCCTACGCTCCACGGGGCAAAGGCAGAGGCTACGGACTTGCGTGGCGGTGCCGCCTTGGTGGTGGCTGCATTGGCTGCTGCCGGTACTTCCACCATCAGCGAAATTCATCATATTACCCGCGGCTATGAGGACTTGCCGACCGTACTCACCGCGGTAGGGGCAAATATCAAGAGGACGAACCATGAAACAAAGGACACCAGAACCGCCTGA
- a CDS encoding UDP-N-acetylmuramoyl-L-alanyl-D-glutamate--2,6-diaminopimelate ligase produces MKVSELLQGIPCTGTYNDVEVLDVTQDSRLVEPGYLFVCIKGASFDGHAVAAEMLEKGAVAVVCDHDMGLPSQVITPNTRDAYATICANYYGNPAEKLQLIGLTGTNGKTTTTFLIKQILENAGKKVGLIGTVQNMVGSEVYPAKYTTPEAHELQKLFSLMVQAGCQYCVMEVSSQALAQGRVKGLHFALAAFSNLTQDHLDYHKTWENYFNSKRILFENCDKAVTNADDKNGLKIVEGLPCQVTTYAVDTNSADYVAKNLNFKPSGVEYELVAPENIGRCHCPIPGRFSVYNSLCAATCALELGVPFGDVLTSISKSKGVKGRIEVVPTDTDFTVIIDYAHSPDGLENIISSLREIATGRIMTLFGCGGDRDKTKRPKMGRIAAELSDFCVVTSDNPRSENPHAIIEDILVGMQGISTPYVVVENRKEAIAWALHHAEPGDIVLLAGKGHETYQILPTGTIHFDEREVVAEILGAEKE; encoded by the coding sequence ATGAAAGTATCCGAATTGCTGCAGGGGATCCCCTGCACCGGTACCTACAACGATGTGGAGGTGCTGGATGTGACCCAGGACTCTCGGCTGGTGGAGCCGGGGTATCTGTTTGTGTGCATCAAGGGCGCCAGCTTTGACGGCCACGCCGTGGCGGCAGAAATGCTGGAAAAGGGCGCCGTTGCCGTGGTATGTGACCACGACATGGGGCTGCCCAGCCAGGTGATTACCCCCAATACCCGGGATGCCTATGCAACCATTTGTGCCAATTATTACGGCAACCCGGCAGAGAAGTTGCAGCTGATCGGCCTTACCGGCACCAACGGCAAAACCACCACCACATTCCTCATTAAGCAAATTTTGGAGAATGCAGGCAAAAAGGTGGGCCTCATTGGCACGGTGCAGAATATGGTGGGCAGCGAGGTTTACCCGGCCAAGTACACCACACCGGAGGCACACGAGCTGCAAAAGCTGTTTTCTTTGATGGTACAGGCCGGTTGTCAGTATTGTGTGATGGAGGTGTCCTCCCAAGCGCTGGCACAGGGTCGTGTAAAGGGACTTCACTTTGCACTTGCCGCCTTCAGCAATCTGACCCAGGATCATTTGGACTATCATAAGACTTGGGAAAATTACTTTAATTCCAAGCGTATTTTGTTTGAGAATTGCGACAAAGCCGTCACAAATGCAGACGACAAAAACGGCTTGAAGATTGTGGAGGGTCTGCCCTGTCAGGTGACCACTTATGCGGTGGATACCAACAGCGCCGACTATGTGGCAAAGAACCTGAACTTTAAGCCCAGCGGTGTGGAATATGAGTTGGTGGCGCCGGAAAATATCGGTCGCTGTCACTGCCCCATTCCCGGCCGGTTTTCCGTTTATAATTCGCTGTGCGCCGCTACTTGTGCGCTGGAACTGGGCGTGCCGTTTGGCGACGTGCTCACCTCCATCAGCAAATCAAAAGGGGTAAAGGGCCGCATTGAAGTGGTACCTACCGACACGGACTTTACGGTGATCATCGACTATGCCCACTCACCGGACGGACTGGAGAATATCATTTCTTCTCTGCGGGAGATCGCAACCGGTCGCATTATGACTCTGTTTGGCTGTGGCGGCGATCGGGATAAGACCAAGCGTCCCAAGATGGGACGGATTGCGGCAGAGTTGTCCGATTTTTGTGTGGTTACTTCGGATAATCCTCGTAGCGAGAATCCCCACGCCATTATTGAAGATATTTTAGTGGGTATGCAAGGCATCTCCACGCCCTATGTGGTTGTAGAAAACCGCAAGGAGGCCATTGCCTGGGCACTGCATCACGCGGAGCCGGGAGACATTGTGCTGTTGGCGGGCAAAGGCCATGAAACCTACCAAATTCTGCCTACGGGCACCATTCATTTTGATGAAAGAGAAGTCGTGGCAGAGATCCTCGGCGCCGAGAAAGAATGA
- a CDS encoding penicillin-binding transpeptidase domain-containing protein yields the protein MNNRITILGIVVLFLLSLDVARIFYLQVLKGDEYAAKAESQQLSDTEIPAMRGTIYDSDGNILAQSATVWTVYLDPLNIKDKQRPVLIAELTKLFDLDEEEAKALEEKTRQKNHYVIVREQVENNIKKQLADFIDKQAMANCIGMEQSTKRYYPYGSLASSVIGFTGADDQGLSGLEQNYNDLLTGTPGRLITAKDAKSNSISDDYSTSIAAQDGDSLMLTINQTIQYYLEKGLRETMEQYRSKGAYGVVMDCNTGAVLAMSSMPDYDCNEPYKLTYDKNKKAIKKIKDKTKKSEAESAAVQNQWRNFTVSDTYVPGSVFKTFIASAALEEKVVNLNTSYTCTGSIQVEDYKMNCHYHAGHGTQNLTQGLENSCNPFFITIGQRLGVHNYFKYFQGFGFTDITGIDLPGEASPQYYKEKQYGIVELSSASFGQTNSLTPIQVCTGLCAIANGGTLLKPYVVSEVRDADGKVVQKNSRTAVRQVISEDTSKKVCKMMKAVVDEGTGKNGYVAGYRVGGKTGTSTKLGESAAGEKDKYIVSFAAIAPSDDPQIAMLIIVDEPNEDLGGGALCAPIASQVVEQAMTELGVEPVYTDSELSALSTAVPSVTGKTVEKAKSTLSEQKYKYKVVGSGKTVVAQSPSGNDVIPAGGTVWLYTESGKEKKVKVPNFTGCSVSEAKALAQAHNLNIEITGNDLSSGNVKAYRQSEKQGSMVAQGKVVVVSFKNTESVLD from the coding sequence ATGAACAATCGCATTACGATCCTGGGGATCGTTGTGCTGTTTTTGCTTTCTCTCGATGTGGCCCGTATTTTTTATCTGCAAGTGCTAAAGGGTGACGAATACGCCGCCAAGGCGGAGAGTCAGCAGCTGTCTGATACGGAGATACCGGCCATGCGCGGTACCATTTATGACAGCGACGGTAATATTTTGGCCCAGTCCGCTACGGTGTGGACCGTATATCTGGATCCGCTGAATATTAAGGACAAACAGCGTCCGGTACTAATCGCGGAGCTGACCAAGCTCTTTGATTTGGACGAAGAAGAAGCCAAGGCGTTGGAAGAAAAAACCCGACAAAAAAATCACTATGTGATTGTGCGGGAGCAGGTGGAGAATAATATTAAAAAGCAGCTGGCGGATTTTATTGACAAGCAGGCAATGGCCAACTGCATTGGGATGGAGCAGTCCACCAAGCGATATTATCCGTACGGCTCACTGGCCTCCAGTGTGATCGGCTTTACCGGCGCAGACGATCAGGGCTTGTCCGGTCTGGAGCAGAACTACAATGATCTGCTCACCGGTACGCCGGGACGGCTGATCACGGCTAAGGACGCCAAATCCAATAGTATTTCCGACGATTATTCCACCTCTATTGCTGCGCAGGACGGCGACTCTCTGATGTTGACCATTAACCAGACCATTCAGTATTACCTGGAAAAGGGTCTGCGGGAGACCATGGAGCAGTACCGGAGCAAGGGCGCCTACGGTGTGGTGATGGATTGCAACACCGGCGCGGTGCTGGCAATGAGCTCTATGCCGGATTATGACTGCAACGAGCCGTACAAACTCACTTACGATAAGAACAAAAAAGCCATTAAGAAAATTAAAGATAAGACCAAAAAGAGTGAGGCAGAGAGCGCTGCCGTACAAAATCAGTGGCGCAATTTTACCGTGTCTGATACCTATGTGCCCGGCTCCGTGTTCAAAACCTTTATTGCCAGCGCTGCGCTGGAGGAAAAAGTGGTGAATTTGAACACCAGCTACACCTGTACCGGCTCCATTCAGGTAGAAGATTACAAAATGAACTGCCACTATCACGCCGGTCACGGCACACAGAATCTGACCCAAGGACTGGAGAACTCCTGTAATCCGTTCTTTATCACCATTGGCCAGCGGCTGGGCGTGCACAATTATTTCAAATATTTCCAGGGCTTCGGCTTTACGGATATTACCGGCATCGACCTGCCCGGCGAGGCCAGCCCCCAGTATTATAAAGAGAAGCAGTATGGCATTGTGGAATTGTCCTCCGCTTCCTTTGGCCAGACCAACAGCCTGACCCCCATTCAGGTGTGCACCGGATTGTGTGCCATTGCCAACGGCGGCACGCTGCTGAAGCCTTATGTGGTGTCTGAGGTGCGGGACGCAGACGGTAAAGTGGTACAAAAGAACAGCCGTACCGCTGTGCGCCAGGTGATCAGTGAAGATACCTCCAAAAAGGTCTGTAAGATGATGAAGGCCGTAGTGGATGAGGGCACCGGCAAGAATGGCTATGTGGCCGGTTACCGTGTAGGCGGCAAAACCGGTACTTCCACCAAGCTGGGCGAGTCCGCCGCAGGGGAGAAGGACAAATATATTGTCTCCTTTGCTGCCATCGCTCCCTCCGATGACCCGCAAATTGCTATGCTGATTATTGTAGATGAGCCGAATGAGGATCTGGGCGGCGGCGCACTGTGCGCGCCTATCGCTTCTCAGGTAGTGGAACAGGCCATGACGGAACTGGGCGTAGAGCCGGTTTATACCGACAGCGAACTGTCTGCATTGTCTACCGCCGTACCGTCCGTTACGGGCAAAACGGTGGAGAAAGCAAAATCCACTCTTTCTGAGCAAAAGTACAAGTACAAGGTGGTGGGCAGCGGCAAAACCGTGGTGGCACAAAGCCCCTCCGGCAATGATGTGATTCCGGCCGGCGGCACGGTGTGGCTGTACACGGAGAGCGGTAAGGAAAAGAAGGTAAAGGTGCCTAACTTTACAGGCTGCTCCGTTAGTGAGGCCAAGGCATTGGCGCAGGCTCACAATCTGAATATAGAGATCACCGGCAACGATTTGTCCTCCGGCAATGTAAAAGCCTATCGCCAAAGCGAGAAGCAAGGCTCTATGGTTGCCCAGGGGAAAGTGGTCGTTGTATCGTTCAAAAATACAGAGTCCGTTTTAGACTGA
- the murG gene encoding undecaprenyldiphospho-muramoylpentapeptide beta-N-acetylglucosaminyltransferase, with product MKLLFATGGTAGHINPALAVASYLREKYPEAEFLFVGTADHMESRLVPAAGFDFKTIQISGFRRSFSPAAIAHNVRTVAWLMKSEKKCKQILTDFQPDVVVGFGGYVSGPVLQQAVKLGIPTCIHEQNAYPGITNKTLAKTVDRVMLTVEDAAKHLTPKNPPVVTGLPVRGQLLCADRAAARAGLGIPDGQMLVLSFGGSLGAKPLNEAMLPILLRHAEDGSCYHIHSVGTNGGEYLEKFAQAGFTDGRKGTVEVRQYIDNMDVCMAAADLVIGRAGASSLSEIEAMGKASILIPSPYVAENHQFHNAMALVNRNAARILEEKDLSADTLSAMMDELLSDKEKLFEIERNAKAMSVADARSRIADVILDLAKAK from the coding sequence ATGAAGCTCCTGTTTGCCACCGGCGGTACAGCCGGTCATATTAACCCGGCTTTGGCTGTGGCTTCCTACCTAAGAGAAAAATATCCAGAGGCAGAGTTTTTGTTTGTCGGCACGGCGGACCATATGGAAAGCCGTCTGGTGCCTGCTGCCGGGTTCGATTTTAAGACCATTCAGATCAGCGGCTTTCGCCGTTCCTTTTCACCGGCGGCCATTGCCCACAATGTGCGCACGGTGGCCTGGCTGATGAAAAGCGAAAAGAAATGTAAACAGATCCTCACCGACTTTCAGCCGGATGTGGTGGTGGGCTTTGGCGGTTATGTCAGCGGTCCGGTGCTGCAACAGGCGGTGAAACTGGGTATTCCCACTTGTATTCACGAGCAAAACGCCTACCCAGGCATTACCAATAAGACCCTGGCCAAAACGGTGGATCGGGTTATGCTGACGGTAGAGGATGCTGCCAAGCACTTAACGCCGAAGAATCCGCCGGTGGTTACCGGTCTGCCGGTGCGCGGTCAACTCCTGTGTGCCGATCGGGCGGCTGCCCGGGCAGGACTGGGCATACCGGACGGTCAAATGTTGGTACTGTCCTTTGGCGGCTCTCTGGGTGCTAAGCCCCTGAATGAGGCCATGCTGCCCATTCTTCTGCGCCATGCAGAGGACGGCAGCTGTTACCATATTCATTCTGTGGGCACCAACGGCGGCGAATATTTAGAGAAGTTTGCGCAGGCGGGCTTCACCGATGGTCGCAAAGGCACGGTGGAAGTGCGCCAGTATATTGACAATATGGATGTATGTATGGCGGCGGCGGATTTGGTGATCGGCCGTGCCGGCGCCTCCTCTCTGTCTGAGATTGAGGCCATGGGCAAGGCATCCATTTTAATTCCCTCGCCCTATGTGGCAGAGAATCACCAGTTCCACAACGCGATGGCGCTGGTAAATCGTAATGCCGCCCGTATTTTGGAGGAGAAGGACTTGTCCGCAGATACCTTGTCTGCCATGATGGACGAGTTGCTTTCCGATAAAGAAAAGCTGTTTGAAATTGAGCGTAATGCCAAGGCTATGTCTGTGGCTGACGCTCGCAGCCGCATTGCCGATGTAATCCTGGACCTGGCAAAGGCAAAATAA